In the Malania oleifera isolate guangnan ecotype guangnan chromosome 1, ASM2987363v1, whole genome shotgun sequence genome, one interval contains:
- the LOC131146111 gene encoding uncharacterized protein LOC131146111, whose amino-acid sequence MAETSSSTTASPPALQICPPAFTEGKLDGMNYTLWKFKMSAILDSYELLDTVQGMDLEPIGTHDPTNRKVIIPLDVALVKAKKRQNEDALFAIITSVSNSIRTSTLTFEEFCALLLEEEMRLRTKENESSSAFTVYIKGKDNNVEKKKGKNKKRFSGTCYYYKKRGIRNVLNCSNSIGDCSWVLDSGASQNITSKKDWYGSLKPLHETMNVIVVNNAKCPIEGTGSIFLKFMNDQGKTLLDVLYVPQIKRNILFVAAITDHDYEV is encoded by the exons ATGGCAGAAACTTCATCTTCAACTACTgcatctccaccagcacttcaGATATGTCCACCAGCATTCACAGAAGGAAAGTTAGACGGCATGAACTACACTCTGTGGAAGTTCAAGATGAGTGCTATTCTGGATTCATATGAACTACTTGATACAGTTCAAGGTATGGATCTAGAACCGATTGGCACGCATGATCCCACCAATCGTAAGGTTATCATCCCTCTAGATGTTGCCCTCGTCAAAGCAAAGAAAAGGCAAAATGAAGATGCACTTTTTGCTATTATCACAAGTGTATCTAATTCT ATTAGAACTTCTACACTAACCTTTGAGGAATTTTGTGCCTTACTACTAGAGGAGGAGATGAGGTTGAGAACCAAAGAAAATGAAAGCAGTAGTGCGTTCACCGTGTATATCAAAGGCAAGgacaataatgttgaaaagaagaagggaaagaacaagaagagattttCTGGTACGTGCTACTACTACAAAAAAAGGGGCAT AAGAAATGTGCTTAACTGCTCAAACAGTATAGGAGATTGCTCATGGGTACTTGACAGTGGAGCTTCCCAAAACATAACCAGCAAAAAGGACTGGTATGGTTCCCTTAAGCCTCTACATGAAACTATGAATGTGATTGTCGTAAATAATGCAAAGTGTCCAATAGAGGGCACTGGATCCATTTTCTTAAAATTCATGAATGACCAAGGTAAAACTCTTTTAGATGTCCTTTATGTTCCTCAAATTAAGAGGAATATTTTATTTGTAGCTGCTATTACTGACCATGACTATGAAGTatga